One genomic region from Streptomyces sp. NBC_00457 encodes:
- a CDS encoding SMC family ATPase: protein MRLHRLDMTAFGPFGGSQSVDFDELSAAGLFLLHGPTGAGKTSVLDAVCYALYGSVPGARQGGSLRSDHSAAGTRTEVTLELTVAGRRLELTRQPAWERPKKRGAGTTLDKAQSWLREYDAATGAWKGLSRSHQEIGEEITQLLGMSREQFCQVVLLPQGDFARFLRADAEARGRLLGRLFETHRFAEVEKSLAERRRVTEARVRDQDTALLADAHRMQQAAGDAMDLAELAPGDPGLADAVMSAAAVARSTAREQLTIAHCRLTAAESGQAAADRALDDVRELARLQQRFAQARERAALMEERVDAYREAQARMERARKAEVVAPALELREAADAEHRRAAAAQQRARALLPEAFADSGAGGLAAAARRAAEELGGLESARRAEHRLTELVAERAHLDRQERADEDVLQDAEAWLAEWEATRAALQARIDTAQQAATRAEQLAVQREPAQRRLGAARQRDQFAGDTEAAQQQALASAERAVDARAHWLDLKEQRLNGIAAELAAHLTDGEPCAVCGATEHPAPARKIAGHVDREAEERALAAYQRADEQRAEDERRLGLVREALAAATAEAGDASTDQLAREAEELERLYEQARRDASGLHSGQEELRRAEQEHERRTAVRQEAAVRAASRVGQRERLELEKAALEEELAQARGASASVAARSAQLEQQVALLSDAADAARIADESAERLKAADGRLAESAFRAGFDTPQAAASALLDDAAHRELQRRLDAWQSEEAAVRAVLAEADTAAAAQQPPADLEAAERAAFAAAQWLRDAASARDAAARRCAELDRLSARAAEGVRRLAPLREEYDRVARLAGLSAGTSADNERRMRLESYVLAARLEQVAAAATVRLRRMSSGRYTLVHSDDRAGRGRSGLGLHVVDAWTGRERDTATLSGGETFFASLALALGLADVVTDEAGGVRLDTLFIDEGFGSLDEQTLDEVLDVLDSLRERDRSVGIVSHVPDLRRRIHAQLEVVKGRAGSELRQRGVG from the coding sequence ATGAGGCTGCACCGGCTGGACATGACCGCCTTCGGGCCCTTCGGCGGGTCCCAGTCCGTCGACTTCGACGAGTTGTCGGCGGCCGGCCTCTTCCTGCTGCACGGACCGACCGGCGCCGGAAAGACCTCGGTCCTGGACGCCGTGTGTTACGCGCTGTACGGCTCGGTGCCCGGTGCCCGCCAGGGCGGTTCGCTGCGCAGCGACCACTCGGCGGCCGGTACCCGTACCGAGGTGACCCTCGAACTCACCGTCGCCGGGCGCCGGTTGGAGCTGACCCGGCAGCCGGCCTGGGAGCGGCCGAAGAAGCGCGGTGCGGGGACGACGCTCGACAAAGCCCAGAGCTGGTTGCGCGAGTACGACGCCGCCACCGGCGCCTGGAAGGGCCTCAGCCGCTCCCACCAGGAGATCGGCGAGGAGATCACCCAACTCCTCGGCATGAGCCGTGAGCAGTTCTGCCAGGTCGTGCTGTTGCCGCAGGGCGACTTCGCACGGTTCCTGCGCGCGGACGCCGAGGCACGCGGCAGACTGCTGGGCCGTCTCTTCGAGACGCACCGCTTCGCGGAGGTCGAGAAGAGCCTGGCCGAGCGCCGGCGCGTCACCGAGGCCAGGGTGCGCGACCAGGACACCGCTCTGCTGGCCGACGCGCACCGTATGCAGCAGGCGGCGGGCGACGCCATGGACCTGGCGGAGCTGGCGCCCGGCGACCCCGGACTGGCCGACGCCGTCATGAGCGCCGCCGCCGTCGCCCGCAGCACCGCCCGCGAACAGCTGACGATCGCCCACTGCCGCCTGACGGCCGCCGAGTCCGGGCAGGCCGCGGCCGACCGCGCCCTGGACGACGTACGCGAACTGGCGCGGCTGCAACAGCGGTTCGCCCAGGCACGCGAGCGTGCGGCGCTGATGGAGGAGCGCGTCGACGCCTACCGGGAGGCGCAGGCGCGCATGGAGCGGGCCCGCAAGGCGGAGGTGGTGGCGCCCGCGCTGGAGCTGCGGGAGGCCGCCGACGCCGAACACCGGCGCGCGGCGGCGGCGCAACAGCGCGCGCGTGCACTGCTGCCGGAGGCCTTCGCCGACTCCGGAGCGGGCGGACTCGCCGCCGCCGCACGCCGGGCCGCCGAAGAGCTGGGCGGCCTGGAATCGGCCCGCCGCGCCGAACACCGGCTGACCGAACTCGTCGCCGAGCGCGCTCACTTGGACCGTCAGGAGCGCGCCGACGAGGACGTCCTCCAGGACGCGGAGGCCTGGCTCGCCGAGTGGGAGGCGACCCGCGCCGCGCTCCAGGCCCGCATCGACACCGCCCAGCAGGCCGCGACCCGGGCCGAGCAGCTCGCCGTACAGCGCGAACCCGCCCAGCGGCGGCTCGGGGCGGCCCGGCAGCGGGACCAGTTCGCGGGCGACACCGAAGCCGCACAGCAGCAGGCGCTCGCCTCGGCCGAGCGTGCGGTCGACGCCCGCGCCCACTGGCTGGACCTCAAGGAACAGCGCCTGAACGGCATCGCCGCCGAACTCGCCGCGCACCTCACCGACGGCGAGCCCTGCGCCGTCTGCGGAGCCACCGAACACCCCGCTCCCGCACGGAAGATCGCCGGGCACGTCGACCGGGAGGCGGAGGAACGCGCACTCGCCGCCTACCAGCGCGCCGACGAACAGCGCGCCGAGGACGAGCGGCGCCTGGGCCTCGTACGGGAAGCCCTGGCCGCCGCCACCGCGGAGGCCGGAGACGCGTCCACGGACCAACTCGCCCGAGAGGCAGAGGAGTTGGAGCGGCTGTACGAGCAGGCGCGCCGCGACGCCTCCGGGCTGCACTCCGGGCAGGAGGAGCTGCGCCGGGCCGAGCAGGAGCACGAGCGGCGCACCGCCGTACGGCAGGAGGCAGCCGTACGAGCTGCCTCGCGGGTGGGGCAACGTGAGCGCCTGGAGCTGGAGAAGGCCGCGCTGGAGGAGGAGTTGGCGCAGGCCCGGGGCGCCTCGGCGAGCGTGGCCGCGCGGTCGGCGCAGCTGGAGCAGCAGGTCGCCCTGCTCTCCGACGCCGCCGACGCCGCCCGGATCGCCGACGAGAGCGCCGAGCGGCTCAAGGCCGCGGACGGCCGGCTAGCCGAGTCCGCCTTCCGCGCCGGGTTCGACACCCCGCAGGCCGCGGCGTCCGCCCTGCTCGACGACGCGGCCCACCGCGAGCTGCAACGGCGGCTGGACGCCTGGCAGTCCGAGGAGGCCGCCGTCCGCGCGGTCCTCGCCGAGGCCGACACCGCTGCCGCAGCACAGCAGCCGCCCGCCGACCTCGAAGCCGCCGAGCGGGCCGCGTTCGCCGCGGCCCAGTGGCTGCGCGACGCCGCGTCCGCCCGCGACGCGGCGGCCCGGCGCTGCGCCGAACTCGACCGGCTCTCCGCGCGAGCGGCGGAGGGCGTACGACGGCTGGCGCCGCTGCGCGAGGAGTACGACCGGGTGGCCCGCCTCGCCGGACTCAGCGCGGGCACCTCGGCGGACAACGAACGCAGGATGCGCCTGGAGTCGTATGTGCTGGCCGCCCGCCTGGAACAGGTGGCCGCCGCCGCGACCGTACGGCTGCGGCGCATGTCCTCCGGCCGCTACACCCTCGTCCACTCAGACGACCGCGCCGGCCGCGGACGCAGCGGCCTCGGGCTGCATGTCGTCGACGCCTGGACCGGGCGCGAGCGGGACACGGCGACCCTCTCGGGCGGCGAGACGTTCTTCGCCTCGCTGGCTCTCGCCCTCGGCCTCGCGGACGTCGTCACGGACGAGGCGGGCGGCGTCCGGCTGGACACCC